A region from the Drosophila takahashii strain IR98-3 E-12201 chromosome 2L, DtakHiC1v2, whole genome shotgun sequence genome encodes:
- the MRP gene encoding multidrug resistance-associated protein 1 isoform X2 encodes MAEDTSSPMDRFCGSTFWNSTESWYTNDPDFTPCFEQTALVWTPCAFYWLFVIFDFYYLKASLDRNIPWNKLNVTKALVNLGLLVITALDLVMALVKKGGDSGLPRYDLDVWGPIIKFATFLLLFMFIPLNRKYGLQTTGCQFLFWFLLTVLAIPRCRTEVRLNADRQKILDSAQPSEQDFSWEEYQFVSFFIFFTFSSIMLILNCFADGMPRQTKYQRGENEIPELSASFLSRITYQWFDSMALKGYRNPLEEKDLWDLRPQDSCSEVMPIFAHHWNQNVRKNYKGRARVEPKAQFSNGNVTFENPHGEKNGRKKGMASIMPPIYKSFGGVFLFGALMKLFTDVLTFAQPQVLSLIISFVEAHETDPQPEWKGILYAVLLFVLAAAQTFILGQYFHRMFIVGLRIRTALINAIYRKALRISNSTKKESTVGEIVNLMAVDAQRFMELTTYLNMIWSAPLQIGLALYFLWQQLGPSVLAGLAVMIILIPVNGVIASRIKTYQIRQMKYKDERVKLMNEVLSGIKVLKLYAWEPSFEKQVLDIRDKEIATLRSTAYLNAGTSFLWSCAPFLVSLVTFATYVLIDENNVLDATKTFVSLSLFNILRFPLTMLPMLITNLVQTQVSVNRINKFLNSEELDPNSVLHDSSKPHPMSIENGEFSWGDEITLRNINIEVHKSSLVALVGTVGSGKSSVVQAFLGEMEKLAGVVNTVGKLAYVPQQAWIQNATVRDNILFGQPYDRKRYNKVIDACALRADIDILSAGDSTEIGEKGINLSGGQKQRISLARAVYSDADLYLLDDPLSAVDAHVGKHIFEEVIGPKGILARKSRVLVTHGVTFLPQVDSIYVMKMGEISESGTFDQLVKNKGAFADFIIQHLQDGNEEEEELNQIKRQISSTGDVPELLGSVEKAIKLARTESLSDSISVTSADSLMGGGGGSLRKRGRARRQNSHDSVASAASLKKKQEVEGKLIETEKSQTGGVEFAVYKHYIKSVGIFLSVATLVLNFVFQAFQIGSNLWLTQWANDQNAGNDTGLRDMYLGVYGAFGFGQVLSKYLSGLALAIGGLHSSMNVFNTLLRTGLKWPMELFDTTPLGRILSRYSKDVDTVDSTLPAISAQLLNTCFGVLATIVVISLSTPIFLAVIVPIAFLYYFAQRFYVATSRQLMRLESVSRSPIYSHFSETVTGASTIRAYNVGDRFIDESDAKVDKNQVCKYPSVIANRWLAIRLEMVGNLIILFASLFAVLGGQTNPGLVGLSVSYALQVTQTLNWLVRMSSDIETNIVSVERIKEYGETKQEAAWELEQDKSKPKNWPQEGRVEFQNFQVRYREGLDLVLRGVSFDIRGGEKVGIVGRTGAGKSSLTLALFRIIEAAGGRISIDGVDIATMGLHMLRSRLTIIPQDPVLFSGSLRINLDPFEIKTDDEIWKALELSHLKSFVKSLAAGLNHEIAEGGENLSVGQRQLVCLARALLRKTKVLVLDEATAAVDLETDDLIQKTIRTEFKECTVLTIAHRLNTILDSDKVIVLDKGQITEFASPTELLDNPKSAFYSMAKDANLV; translated from the exons ATGGCGGAGGACACAAGCTCGCCGATGGACAGATTCTGCGGTTCCACATTCTGG AACTCAACGGAATCATGGTACACCAACGATCCGGACTTCACGCCCTGCTTTGAGCAGACGGCGCTGGTCTGGACGCCCTGCGCCTTCTACTGGCTGTTCGTGATCTTCGACTTCTACTACCTGAAGGCCAGTCTGGACAGGAATATACCCTGGAACAAGCTGAATGTGACCAAGGCCTTGGTGAATCTGGGCCTGCTGGTCATCACCGCTTTGGATTTGGTTATGGCTTTGGTTAAGAAGGGCGGCGATTCCGGCCTGCCGCGCTACGATTTGGATGTTTGGGGTCCCATCATCAAGTTCGCCACCTTCCTGCTGCTCTTCATGTTCATCCCGCTGAACAGGAAGTATGGACTCCAGACCACCGGTTGCCAGTTCCTCTTTTGGTTCCTGCTCACCGTGCTGGCGATTCCACGCTGCCGCACGGAAGTTCGGCTGAATGCGGATCGTCAGAAGATCCTGGACTCGGCGCAGCCCTCCGAGCAGGACTTCTCCTGGGAGGAGTACCAGTTCGTCAGCTTCTTCATCTTCTTCACCTTCAGCAGCATCATGCTGATCCTGAACTGCTTCGCGGACGGCATGCCGAGGCAAACCAAGTATCAGCGAGGTGAGAACGAGATTCCCGAGCTATCGGCCAGTTTCCTGTCGAGAATCACCTACCAGTGGTTCGATAGCATGGCCCTCAAGGGCTACCGCAATCCGCTGGAGGAGAAGGATCTGTGGGATTTGAGGCCCCAGGACAGTTGCTCCGAAGTGATGCCCATTTTCGCGCACCATTGGAACCAGAATGTGCGCAAAAACTACAAGGGAAGGGCTCGCGTGGAGCCGAAGGCGCAGTTTAGTAATGGAAATGTGACCTTTGAAAATCCGCATGGCGAGAAGAATGGTCGCAAGAAGGGCATGGCCAGCATTATGCCGCCCATCTACAAGTCCTTCGGCGGCGTCTTTCTGTTCGGCGCCCTGATGAAATTGTTCACCGACGTTTTGACCTTCGCACAGCCGCAGGTCTTGAGCCTGATCATCAGCTTCGTGGAGGCCCATGAAACGGATCCGCAGCCCGAATGGAAGGGCATCCTGTACGCCGTCTTGCTGTTCGTTTTGGCCGCTGCCCAGACCTTTATCCTAGGTCAGTACTTCCACCGCATGTTCATCGTGGGCCTGCGTATCCGGACCGCCTTGATCAACGCCATTTACCGCAAGGCCCTGCGCATTTCGAATTCCACCAAAAAGGAGTCCACCGTGGGCGAGATCGTCAATCTGATGGCTGTGGACGCGCAGCGTTTCATGGAGCTGACTACCTACCTGAACATGATCTGGTCGGCGCCTCTGCAGATCGGCCTGGCCCTCTATTTCCTCTGGCAGCAACTGGGACCGTCTGTTTTGGCCGGTCTGGCCGTGATGATTATCCTGATCCCCGTGAACGGAGTGATTGCCAGCCGCATCAAGACCTATCAGATCAGACAGATGAAGTACAAGGATGAGCGCGTTAAGCTGATGAACGAAGTCCTGAGTGGCATTAAG GTCTTGAAGTTATACGCCTGGGAGCCGAGTTTCGAGAAGCAAGTGCTGGACATCCGTGACAAGGAGATTGCCACCCTGCGATCCACCGCCTATTTGAACGCCGGAACCTCCTTCCTGTGGTCCTGCGCACCCTTCCTG GTTTCATTAGTCACATTCGCCACTTACGTTCTAATCGATGAAAATAACGTGCTTGATGCCACCAAAACCTTtgtatcattatcattattcAACATTCTCCGTTTTCCGTTAACAATGTTGCCCATGCTGATCACCAACCTGGTGCAA ACGCAAGTTTCTGTGAATCGTATAAATAAGTTCCTGAACAGTGAGGAACTGGATCCCAACAGTGTTCTCCACGATTCATCCAAAC CCCACCCCATGAGCATTGAGAATGGCGAGTTCTCCTGGGGCGATGAGATCACTCTGCGCAACATCAACATCGAGGTCCACAAGAGCAGCCTGGTGGCCCTGGTCGGCACTGTGGGCTCCGGCAAATCGTCTGTCGTTCAGGCCTTCCTCGGCGAAATGGAGAAACTTGCTGGCGTTGTCAACACAGTGGGCAAGTTGGCCTATGTGCCGCAGCAGGCGTGGATCCAGAATGCGACGGTGCGGGACAACATCCTCTTTGGACAGCCCTACGACCGGAAGCGCTACAACAAGGTGATCGACGCCTGCGCCCTGCGTGCCGATATCGACATTCTGTCGGCCGGCGACTCCACGGAAATCGGTGAGAAGGGCATTAATTTATCAGGTGGCCAGAAGCAGCGAATCTCGCTGGCCCGTGCCGTGTACAGTGATGCCGATCTCTATCTGCTGGACGATCCGCTGAGCGCAGTCGACGCCCATGTGGGCAAGCACATCTTCGAGGAGGTGATCGGACCCAAGGGCATTCTAGCACGCAAATCTCGCGTGCTGGTCACCCACGGTGTCACCTTCCTGCCCCAGGTGGACAGCATCTATGTGATGAAAATGGGCGAAATTAGCGAGAGTGGCACATTCGAtcagctggtgaagaacaagGGCGCCTTCGCCGATTTCATTATCCAGCATCTGCAGGACGGcaatgaggaggaggaggagcttaACCAGATTAAGCGCCAGATCTCCAGCACCGGAGATGTCCCTGAGTTGCTGGGCAGTGTCGAGAAGGCCATTAAGTTGGCGCGCACGGAAAGCTTGTCGGATTCGAT CTCCGTTACCTCCGCTGATAGTTTAatgggcggaggaggaggaagtcTCCGTAAGCGGGGACGAGCTAGGCGTCAGAACTCCCATGACTCCGTTGCCTCCGCAGCCTCCCTGAAAAAGAAGCAGGAGGTCGAAGGCAAGCTGATTGAAACTGAAAAGTCACAGACCGGTGGCGTAGAGTTCGCCGTTTATAAGCATTACATCAAGAGCGTTGGAATCTTCCTTTCGGTGGCCACATTGGTACTCAACTTTGTTTTCCAAGCCTTCCAAATCGGCTCGAATCTGTGGCTCACTCAGTGGGCAAACGACCAAAACGCCGGCAACGACACTGGACTCAGGGACATGTATCTGGGTGTTTACGGTGCCTTCGGATTTGGCCAAG TGCTCTCCAAATATTTGTCGGGCCTGGCTTTAGCCATCGGAGGACTTCATAGCTCAATGAATGTATTCAACACACTGCTGAGAACAGGCCTCAAATGGCCAATGGAACTGTTCGATACGACGCCATTGGGTCGAATTTTGAGTCGCTACTCGAAGGATGTCGACACCGTTGACAGTACGCTGCCAGCAATAAGCGCACAGTTGTTGAACACGTGTTTCGGG GTTCTGGCTACCATTGTGGTTATTAGTTTGTCCACGCCGATTTTCTTGGCCGTGATCGTGCCCATCGCCTTCCTGTACTACTTCGCCCAGCGCTTCTACGTGGCCACTTCCCGTCAGCTGATGCGTCTGGAGTCCGTATCCCGATCCCCCATCTACTCGCACTTCAGCGAAACTGTCACCGGAGCTTCGACAATTCGTGCCTACAACGTGGGAGATCG CTTTATTGACGAATCCGATGCCAAGGTGGACAAGAACCAGGTGTGCAAGTATCCCTCCGTGATTGCCAACCGTTGGCTGGCCATTCGTCTGGAGATGGTGGGCAATCTGATCATTCTGTTCGCCTCGCTATTCGCCGTTCTGGGAGGCCAAACCAATCCCGGCCTGGTCGGTCTGTCCGTGAGCTACGCCCTGCAGGTGACCCAAACCCTCAACTGGCTGGTGCGCATGTCATCCGACATTGAGACCAACATCGTGTCCGTGGAGCGCATTAAGGAGTACGGCGAGACCAAGCAGGAGGCTGCCTGGGAGCTGGAGCAGGACAAGAGCAAGCCCAAGAACTGGCCGCAGGAGGGGCGCGTTGAGTTCCAGAACTTCCAGGTTCGCTATCGCGAGGGTCTGGATCTGGTGCTGCGCGGAGTTAGCTTCGACATCAGGGGTGGCGAGAAGGTCGGCATCGTGGGTCGCACGGGAGCCGGTAAATCCAGTCTCACACTGGCCTTGTTcag AATCATTGAAGCTGCCGGTGGTCGCATCTCAATTGATGGCGTGGACATTGCCACTATGGGCCTGCACATGCTGCGTTCCCGCCTGACAATCATCCCACAGGATCCCGTGCTCTTCTCTGGATCGCTGCGCATCAATCTGGATCCCTTCGAAATCAAGACAGACGATGAAATCTGGAAGGCCCTGGAGCTGTCCCATCTGAAGTCGTTTGTCAAGAGCTTGGCAGCTGGTCTAAACCACGAGATTGCCGAGGGTGGTGAGAATCTGTCGGTGGGTCAGCGCCAGTTGGTTTGCTTGGCTCGCGCTCTGCTGCGCAAGACCAAGGTTCTGGTGCTGGACGAGGCCACGGCAGCTGTCGATCTGGAAACCGATGATTTGATCCAG aaaacaaTCCGCACGGAGTTCAAGGAGTGCACTGTCCTCACTATTGCCCATCGCTTGAACACTATTTTGGATTCGGACAAGGTGATCGTGCTGGACAAGGGACAGATCACGGAATTCGCCTCGCCCACAGAGCTACTGGACAATCCCAAGTCGGCCTTCTATAGCATGGCCAAGGACGCCAACCTAGTTTAA
- the MRP gene encoding multidrug resistance-associated protein 1 isoform X14 — MAEDTSSPMDRFCGSTFWNSTESWYTNDPDFTPCFEQTALVWTPCAFYWLFVIFDFYYLKASLDRNIPWNKLNVTKALVNLGLLVITALDLVMALVKKGGDSGLPRYDLDVWGPIIKFATFLLLFMFIPLNRKYGLQTTGCQFLFWFLLTVLAIPRCRTEVRLNADRQKILDSAQPSEQDFSWEEYQFVSFFIFFTFSSIMLILNCFADGMPRQTKYQRGENEIPELSASFLSRITYQWFDSMALKGYRNPLEEKDLWDLRPQDSCSEVMPIFAHHWNQNVRKNYKGRARVEPKAQFSNGNVTFENPHGEKNGRKKGMASIMPPIYKSFGGVFLFGALMKLFTDVLTFAQPQVLSLIISFVEAHETDPQPEWKGILYAVLLFVLAAAQTFILGQYFHRMFIVGLRIRTALINAIYRKALRISNSTKKESTVGEIVNLMAVDAQRFMELTTYLNMIWSAPLQIGLALYFLWQQLGPSVLAGLAVMIILIPVNGVIASRIKTYQIRQMKYKDERVKLMNEVLSGIKVLKLYAWEPSFEKQVLDIRDKEIATLRSTAYLNAGTSFLWSCAPFLVSLVTFATYVLIDENNVLDATKTFVSLSLFNILRFPLTMLPMLITNLVQTQVSVNRINKFLNSEELDPNSVLHDSSKPHPMSIENGEFSWGDEITLRNINIEVHKSSLVALVGTVGSGKSSVVQAFLGEMEKLAGVVNTVGKLAYVPQQAWIQNATVRDNILFGQPYDRKRYNKVIDACALRADIDILSAGDSTEIGEKGINLSGGQKQRISLARAVYSDADLYLLDDPLSAVDAHVGKHIFEEVIGPKGILARKSRVLVTHGVTFLPQVDSIYVMKMGEISESGTFDQLVKNKGAFADFIIQHLQDGNEEEEELNQIKRQISSTGDVPELLGSVEKAIKLARTESLSDSISVTSADSLMGGGGGSLRKRGRARRQNSHDSVASAASLKKKQEVEGKLIETEKSQTGGVEFAVYKHYIKSVGIFLSVATLVLNFVFQAFQIGSNLWLTQWANDQNAGNDTGLRDMYLGVYGAFGFGQGLCNYGAAISLFTATLHASSRVFHRLFNNIMHCPSEFFDITPKGRILDRCSNDINCLDLVMPLNIRMVMSTAFQVLATIVVISLSTPIFLAVIVPIAFLYYFAQRFYVATSRQLMRLESVSRSPIYSHFSETVTGASTIRAYNVGDRFIDESDAKVDKNQVCKYPSVIANRWLAIRLEMVGNLIILFASLFAVLGGQTNPGLVGLSVSYALQVTQTLNWLVRMSSDIETNIVSVERIKEYGETKQEAAWELEQDKSKPKNWPQEGRVEFQNFQVRYREGLDLVLRGVSFDIRGGEKVGIVGRTGAGKSSLTLALFRIIEAAGGRISIDGVDIATMGLHMLRSRLTIIPQDPVLFSGSLRINLDPFEIKTDDEIWKALELSHLKSFVKSLAAGLNHEIAEGGENLSVGQRQLVCLARALLRKTKVLVLDEATAAVDLETDDLIQKTIRTEFKECTVLTIAHRLNTILDSDKVIVLDKGQITEFASPTELLDNPKSAFYSMAKDANLV; from the exons ATGGCGGAGGACACAAGCTCGCCGATGGACAGATTCTGCGGTTCCACATTCTGG AACTCAACGGAATCATGGTACACCAACGATCCGGACTTCACGCCCTGCTTTGAGCAGACGGCGCTGGTCTGGACGCCCTGCGCCTTCTACTGGCTGTTCGTGATCTTCGACTTCTACTACCTGAAGGCCAGTCTGGACAGGAATATACCCTGGAACAAGCTGAATGTGACCAAGGCCTTGGTGAATCTGGGCCTGCTGGTCATCACCGCTTTGGATTTGGTTATGGCTTTGGTTAAGAAGGGCGGCGATTCCGGCCTGCCGCGCTACGATTTGGATGTTTGGGGTCCCATCATCAAGTTCGCCACCTTCCTGCTGCTCTTCATGTTCATCCCGCTGAACAGGAAGTATGGACTCCAGACCACCGGTTGCCAGTTCCTCTTTTGGTTCCTGCTCACCGTGCTGGCGATTCCACGCTGCCGCACGGAAGTTCGGCTGAATGCGGATCGTCAGAAGATCCTGGACTCGGCGCAGCCCTCCGAGCAGGACTTCTCCTGGGAGGAGTACCAGTTCGTCAGCTTCTTCATCTTCTTCACCTTCAGCAGCATCATGCTGATCCTGAACTGCTTCGCGGACGGCATGCCGAGGCAAACCAAGTATCAGCGAGGTGAGAACGAGATTCCCGAGCTATCGGCCAGTTTCCTGTCGAGAATCACCTACCAGTGGTTCGATAGCATGGCCCTCAAGGGCTACCGCAATCCGCTGGAGGAGAAGGATCTGTGGGATTTGAGGCCCCAGGACAGTTGCTCCGAAGTGATGCCCATTTTCGCGCACCATTGGAACCAGAATGTGCGCAAAAACTACAAGGGAAGGGCTCGCGTGGAGCCGAAGGCGCAGTTTAGTAATGGAAATGTGACCTTTGAAAATCCGCATGGCGAGAAGAATGGTCGCAAGAAGGGCATGGCCAGCATTATGCCGCCCATCTACAAGTCCTTCGGCGGCGTCTTTCTGTTCGGCGCCCTGATGAAATTGTTCACCGACGTTTTGACCTTCGCACAGCCGCAGGTCTTGAGCCTGATCATCAGCTTCGTGGAGGCCCATGAAACGGATCCGCAGCCCGAATGGAAGGGCATCCTGTACGCCGTCTTGCTGTTCGTTTTGGCCGCTGCCCAGACCTTTATCCTAGGTCAGTACTTCCACCGCATGTTCATCGTGGGCCTGCGTATCCGGACCGCCTTGATCAACGCCATTTACCGCAAGGCCCTGCGCATTTCGAATTCCACCAAAAAGGAGTCCACCGTGGGCGAGATCGTCAATCTGATGGCTGTGGACGCGCAGCGTTTCATGGAGCTGACTACCTACCTGAACATGATCTGGTCGGCGCCTCTGCAGATCGGCCTGGCCCTCTATTTCCTCTGGCAGCAACTGGGACCGTCTGTTTTGGCCGGTCTGGCCGTGATGATTATCCTGATCCCCGTGAACGGAGTGATTGCCAGCCGCATCAAGACCTATCAGATCAGACAGATGAAGTACAAGGATGAGCGCGTTAAGCTGATGAACGAAGTCCTGAGTGGCATTAAG GTCTTGAAGTTATACGCCTGGGAGCCGAGTTTCGAGAAGCAAGTGCTGGACATCCGTGACAAGGAGATTGCCACCCTGCGATCCACCGCCTATTTGAACGCCGGAACCTCCTTCCTGTGGTCCTGCGCACCCTTCCTG GTTTCATTAGTCACATTCGCCACTTACGTTCTAATCGATGAAAATAACGTGCTTGATGCCACCAAAACCTTtgtatcattatcattattcAACATTCTCCGTTTTCCGTTAACAATGTTGCCCATGCTGATCACCAACCTGGTGCAA ACGCAAGTTTCTGTGAATCGTATAAATAAGTTCCTGAACAGTGAGGAACTGGATCCCAACAGTGTTCTCCACGATTCATCCAAAC CCCACCCCATGAGCATTGAGAATGGCGAGTTCTCCTGGGGCGATGAGATCACTCTGCGCAACATCAACATCGAGGTCCACAAGAGCAGCCTGGTGGCCCTGGTCGGCACTGTGGGCTCCGGCAAATCGTCTGTCGTTCAGGCCTTCCTCGGCGAAATGGAGAAACTTGCTGGCGTTGTCAACACAGTGGGCAAGTTGGCCTATGTGCCGCAGCAGGCGTGGATCCAGAATGCGACGGTGCGGGACAACATCCTCTTTGGACAGCCCTACGACCGGAAGCGCTACAACAAGGTGATCGACGCCTGCGCCCTGCGTGCCGATATCGACATTCTGTCGGCCGGCGACTCCACGGAAATCGGTGAGAAGGGCATTAATTTATCAGGTGGCCAGAAGCAGCGAATCTCGCTGGCCCGTGCCGTGTACAGTGATGCCGATCTCTATCTGCTGGACGATCCGCTGAGCGCAGTCGACGCCCATGTGGGCAAGCACATCTTCGAGGAGGTGATCGGACCCAAGGGCATTCTAGCACGCAAATCTCGCGTGCTGGTCACCCACGGTGTCACCTTCCTGCCCCAGGTGGACAGCATCTATGTGATGAAAATGGGCGAAATTAGCGAGAGTGGCACATTCGAtcagctggtgaagaacaagGGCGCCTTCGCCGATTTCATTATCCAGCATCTGCAGGACGGcaatgaggaggaggaggagcttaACCAGATTAAGCGCCAGATCTCCAGCACCGGAGATGTCCCTGAGTTGCTGGGCAGTGTCGAGAAGGCCATTAAGTTGGCGCGCACGGAAAGCTTGTCGGATTCGAT CTCCGTTACCTCCGCTGATAGTTTAatgggcggaggaggaggaagtcTCCGTAAGCGGGGACGAGCTAGGCGTCAGAACTCCCATGACTCCGTTGCCTCCGCAGCCTCCCTGAAAAAGAAGCAGGAGGTCGAAGGCAAGCTGATTGAAACTGAAAAGTCACAGACCGGTGGCGTAGAGTTCGCCGTTTATAAGCATTACATCAAGAGCGTTGGAATCTTCCTTTCGGTGGCCACATTGGTACTCAACTTTGTTTTCCAAGCCTTCCAAATCGGCTCGAATCTGTGGCTCACTCAGTGGGCAAACGACCAAAACGCCGGCAACGACACTGGACTCAGGGACATGTATCTGGGTGTTTACGGTGCCTTCGGATTTGGCCAAG GCCTTTGCAATTACGGCGCCGCCATCTCACTTTTCACAGCCACCTTACACGCCTCATCCAGAGTATTCCATCGACTCTTTAACAACATCATGCACTGTCCCTCAGAGTTTTTCGATATCACGCCCAAGGGCCGGATATTGGATCGCTGTTCAAACGATATCAACTGTTTGGACTTGGTAATGCCGCTCAATATCAGAATGGTCATGAGCACGGCATTTCAG GTTCTGGCTACCATTGTGGTTATTAGTTTGTCCACGCCGATTTTCTTGGCCGTGATCGTGCCCATCGCCTTCCTGTACTACTTCGCCCAGCGCTTCTACGTGGCCACTTCCCGTCAGCTGATGCGTCTGGAGTCCGTATCCCGATCCCCCATCTACTCGCACTTCAGCGAAACTGTCACCGGAGCTTCGACAATTCGTGCCTACAACGTGGGAGATCG CTTTATTGACGAATCCGATGCCAAGGTGGACAAGAACCAGGTGTGCAAGTATCCCTCCGTGATTGCCAACCGTTGGCTGGCCATTCGTCTGGAGATGGTGGGCAATCTGATCATTCTGTTCGCCTCGCTATTCGCCGTTCTGGGAGGCCAAACCAATCCCGGCCTGGTCGGTCTGTCCGTGAGCTACGCCCTGCAGGTGACCCAAACCCTCAACTGGCTGGTGCGCATGTCATCCGACATTGAGACCAACATCGTGTCCGTGGAGCGCATTAAGGAGTACGGCGAGACCAAGCAGGAGGCTGCCTGGGAGCTGGAGCAGGACAAGAGCAAGCCCAAGAACTGGCCGCAGGAGGGGCGCGTTGAGTTCCAGAACTTCCAGGTTCGCTATCGCGAGGGTCTGGATCTGGTGCTGCGCGGAGTTAGCTTCGACATCAGGGGTGGCGAGAAGGTCGGCATCGTGGGTCGCACGGGAGCCGGTAAATCCAGTCTCACACTGGCCTTGTTcag AATCATTGAAGCTGCCGGTGGTCGCATCTCAATTGATGGCGTGGACATTGCCACTATGGGCCTGCACATGCTGCGTTCCCGCCTGACAATCATCCCACAGGATCCCGTGCTCTTCTCTGGATCGCTGCGCATCAATCTGGATCCCTTCGAAATCAAGACAGACGATGAAATCTGGAAGGCCCTGGAGCTGTCCCATCTGAAGTCGTTTGTCAAGAGCTTGGCAGCTGGTCTAAACCACGAGATTGCCGAGGGTGGTGAGAATCTGTCGGTGGGTCAGCGCCAGTTGGTTTGCTTGGCTCGCGCTCTGCTGCGCAAGACCAAGGTTCTGGTGCTGGACGAGGCCACGGCAGCTGTCGATCTGGAAACCGATGATTTGATCCAG aaaacaaTCCGCACGGAGTTCAAGGAGTGCACTGTCCTCACTATTGCCCATCGCTTGAACACTATTTTGGATTCGGACAAGGTGATCGTGCTGGACAAGGGACAGATCACGGAATTCGCCTCGCCCACAGAGCTACTGGACAATCCCAAGTCGGCCTTCTATAGCATGGCCAAGGACGCCAACCTAGTTTAA